A segment of the Mycobacterium intracellulare ATCC 13950 genome:
ACAGCAAAGGCGTGGGGCAGCTGATCGCCGAGGCGCTGCGGGTGGGGGCGACGCGGATCGTCGTCGGGTTGGGTGGCAGTGCGTGCACCGACGGCGGCCAGGGCATGATCGCCGAGCTGGGCGGCCTGGACACCGCCCGCCGCCAACTGGGCAACGTGGAGCTGATCGCCGCCTCCGACACCGAATACCCCCTGCTCGGTCCGTGGGGAGCGGCCCGAGTGTTCGGGCCGCAGAAAGGCGCCGACACGGCCACCGTCGCGGCGCTGGAAGTTCGGCTGCAAGCCTGGGCGCTCATTTTGGAGGCGGTGGCCGGGCGCGACGTGAGCGCCGAACCGGGCGCGGGCGCCGCCGGCGGCATCGGCGCCGGGCTGCTCGCGCTCGGCGGGCGGTGTGAGTCCGGGGCCGCGATCATCGCCGAACACACCCGGCTTTCCGACGATCTCGACACGGCGGAGTTGATCGTCACCGGCGAGGGCCGTTTCGACGAGCAGTCCCTGCACGGGAAGGTGGTGGGCTTTCTGGCCGACGCCGCCCGGCCGCGGGGCATCCCGGTGGTGGTCCTGGCCGGCCAGGTCGATCTGGACAAC
Coding sequences within it:
- a CDS encoding glycerate kinase family protein translates to MQVLVAPDCYADSMSALEASAAIATGWTRSRPGDRFIVAPQSDGGPGFVEVLASRLGEMRRLRVSGPLKAMVEAEWVFDPGSATAYLECAQACGLALLGGPPTPETAMAAHSKGVGQLIAEALRVGATRIVVGLGGSACTDGGQGMIAELGGLDTARRQLGNVELIAASDTEYPLLGPWGAARVFGPQKGADTATVAALEVRLQAWALILEAVAGRDVSAEPGAGAAGGIGAGLLALGGRCESGAAIIAEHTRLSDDLDTAELIVTGEGRFDEQSLHGKVVGFLADAARPRGIPVVVLAGQVDLDNATVRSSGIMAALSIAEHAGSVRLAQADAANQLMGLASVVAARLGNSGPARYR